The genomic window ctgaaaaacacacacccacaaaccaGTCTGTAGAAATAAAAAGCTGCACTTTTCATCTCACCGCATGAATAAAGGCCCCGCTACCAGGTTGGCATAAGATAATTATAACCTACCATCAATCACAAAGTGTAAAACAAGAATAAATACCTTTCAAGaagtttctctttttcttttttcctctttcCTGTTTACCCTGCCAAATGAAAAGATGTCAGTCAAAGACATCTTGGTACAAAAAAAATATTGCAAAAATTGAGATGTCACAgccgtctcacacacacacacaggtacacacacacacacacacacacacacacacacacataacaaataAAACATAAGATTTAGATGCATAGCAGCTTTTCTGAAGTTTGACCTAGCAGACATCTTAGTCCtgcagcacacacaaaacaacaactaaaacagttacccatttttgtttttttataaatcagAAATGTAACCTAACATGTCAAATAACAACAAGAGCTTAAATTCAGGAGAAAAAAATTGTGTCAGCATAACTGAAATGTCACTATTGCCATTACTAGCTGACAGTCACTATCCAAACTGTACCAGTTCATGTTGAGCTGCTCGTTCCCCGtcttccctttctctccctcccaacACGCCAGCCTCTGTCACATTCTGTCCATGTCTCCCATCTTCATTGGACGCAAGACTTGTGTCACCTTTGCTATCACTGGTCACTGGTACCACTTGAGAAGGGTCACCTTCTGTATTACTGGTCATCACTGCTTTTTTGATTTCAAGTCTTCCACTTTCACTAGATGCTTGATTATCATCATTCAGTGAAGCAAGTGTTAAAAACTTTCCTTTGGCCCATTTCATAATCTGGTTAGCGTAGGCCTGATGTATGTCTTCGGTACCACTGGACTCGTGAGATTCTTCAACATTGGACTGTGAGGTGCTACTCAGCGATTTTTCTGTGCTACGAGTCTTCTCTGACTGAGACATATTCGAGGCAAGCGTAGAAAGATTACCGGCAGAACTAAGAGCTGCAGAAGCTTGCTGAAATCTGTCATCGCAGTCTGTCTGATCTCTGTTGAGCCGGGGATGGGGTAAGGGTCTTGTCTTAACTATCACAGCAGAAGATTTTCCGATTTTCACGAGCCTTGGCTCTAGCATGACTTGAGGTACACTGGAGTTCTCCGAATAAAGATCAGAGTCACTTTGGCTGCTGTCTGACTGTGCATCACTGTCTCCACCATCCCCCACTCTTCTGTCTTTTGAGTCACTTCTTAACGTGACTATACTCTGTGCAGTGGAACTACTTTGCGTGTTTGTTACTCCGTCTAACCTCTGAACCAAAGAACTTGTGACTGATCTCTCTGAAAAGCTTAACGATAAAGAACCACTAATATCCTCCTCTTCACAATCACTTGAACTAAGAAACTGTTCAGCATTTCTGGTGCTCTCGTGTCTTCCTCCTCTATCTCCGGCAGAACTTCCACCAGTGGAATCGTGGATGTCTCTGATGCTGTCAAGAGACAGTTTCTCTCTTAACGCAGCAGCAAGCTGAGCTGACTGGGTAGCATGCTTTTTGTGCAGAAAGGTGTGCAACGCTTCTGCCATGGCAAGACGCCAGGCCTGTAAAGAACCAGTGTCTTGTGGTTTCTCAGGTCTGGTAGCGGCTGTTGACTCTAGTTTCTGTCTATGTTGCTCCGACTTCAAGTGCTGAAGGCCCATTTTctgcacacacagagaaaacacgtcttggtttaaacaaaactgtatTCAATTCAACTATCATGTCATATACAATATCTGTTTTTTAGGATCCACACTCAAGCATAGTGCTTATTTTAGACGGAAAAAGCAAGGTGACGTTACTGTGACACTTTGCAGGATCTGACTGGCATGTGGACGATCCCCTGGATCTTTGTGCAGCATGCTAAGTACCAAGCCCTGCAGGGCTTTACTGTAGCAACCTGGTAGTGGTACCACCTGCAACAAACATATTGTCATATTTTGAGGACTATAAGGCACAACTTATGCTTGCACCTAATATGCCATATATGTCTAATCTGtatcagagtgtgtgtgtgtgtgtgtgtgtgtgtgtgtgtgtgtgtgtgtgtgtgtgtgtgtgtgtgtgtgtgtgtgtgtgtgtgtgtgtgtgtgtgtgtgtgtgtgtctgcgtatacgtgtgtgtgtgtgtgtgtgttttaacttAATTTCTTGTCACTAATGTCAAtatgcaaaattaattcatttaCAAATTCCAACTCGACACAGGAAGCCGTCAGGATgtagatttttggtatgtgtccaagtggagggagggaTTTATCCAGTGTAAAACCCTGGCAAgacctgagatggtgagctgaatAGTTTTCCCAGGAAGGACTATGCGCTTTAAATGTAACATATGaactaaacaaaaataaactctCACCTGCTTGGTGACAACTTTTCCAACGAGCTCAAACCTTGACGGAGCATGGAAGGCGTATTCCAGCGTCATCATCTCATACACACAGCAACCCAAGCTCCATACATCTGTCTGCAAAACCGAATACGAGTTGAGAAGGTCTTAACTAAAAGGTAATAGATATATAGGACATAAACAGCATTGAAATCGATGCCCTGTGTTCCTTTGTTGACAATGGAAATCAACCCTCCGCTCTGGATACAGAAATT from Littorina saxatilis isolate snail1 linkage group LG4, US_GU_Lsax_2.0, whole genome shotgun sequence includes these protein-coding regions:
- the LOC138964418 gene encoding serine/threonine-protein kinase Nek4-like isoform X2, which translates into the protein MQQVKSRWQIERELGKGSYGSVYLLTQLQSITAQPSPKYALKVIDEQGARAQDREEARKELCIMGRLCHPSIVSLVDSFEVSPGLLLVLELCQGGDLRSFLDNVKVKRRPESGQRVGVDEALVVTWTQQLADGLQYLHQKKILHRDLKPQNIFLKDKMSIKIGDLGIARQLVFTKEMADTHIGTPLYISPEIYQGNPYNYKTDVWSLGCCVYEMMTLEYAFHAPSRFELVGKVVTKQVVPLPGCYSKALQGLVLSMLHKDPGDRPHASQILQSVTKMGLQHLKSEQHRQKLESTAATRPEKPQDTGSLQAWRLAMAEALHTFLHKKHATQSAQLAAALREKLSLDSIRDIHDSTGGSSAGDRGGRHESTRNAEQFLSSSDCEEEDISGSLSLSFSERSVTSSLVQRLDGVTNTQSSSTAQSIVTLRSDSKDRRVGDGGDSDAQSDSSQSDSDLYSENSSVPQVMLEPRLVKIGKSSAVIVKTRPLPHPRLNRDQTDCDDRFQQASAALSSAGNLSTLASNMSQSEKTRSTEKSLSSTSQSNVEESHESSGTEDIHQAYANQIMKWAKGKFLTLASLNDDNQASSESGRLEIKKAVMTSNTEGDPSQVVPVTSDSKGDTSLASNEDGRHGQNVTEAGVLGGREREDGERAAQHELGKQERGKKKKRNFLKERKGKLSDEKVGAIASAQDDVQGGVRLYTRAQRVTFTNTKLDDLDLTVGHGSFS
- the LOC138964418 gene encoding serine/threonine-protein kinase Nek4-like isoform X1, which codes for MQQVKSRWQIERELGKGSYGSVYLLTQLQSITAQPSPKYALKVIDEQGARAQDREEARKELCIMGRLCHPSIVSLVDSFEVSPGLLLVLELCQGGDLRSFLDNVKVKRRPESGQRVGVDEALVVTWTQQLADGLQYLHQKKILHRDLKPQNIFLKDKMSIKIGDLGIARQLVFTKEMADTHIGTPLYISPEIYQGNPYNYKTDVWSLGCCVYEMMTLEYAFHAPSRFELVGKVVTKQVVPLPGCYSKALQGLVLSMLHKDPGDRPHASQILQSVTKMGLQHLKSEQHRQKLESTAATRPEKPQDTGSLQAWRLAMAEALHTFLHKKHATQSAQLAAALREKLSLDSIRDIHDSTGGSSAGDRGGRHESTRNAEQFLSSSDCEEEDISGSLSLSFSERSVTSSLVQRLDGVTNTQSSSTAQSIVTLRSDSKDRRVGDGGDSDAQSDSSQSDSDLYSENSSVPQVMLEPRLVKIGKSSAVIVKTRPLPHPRLNRDQTDCDDRFQQASAALSSAGNLSTLASNMSQSEKTRSTEKSLSSTSQSNVEESHESSGTEDIHQAYANQIMKWAKGKFLTLASLNDDNQASSESGRLEIKKAVMTSNTEGDPSQVVPVTSDSKGDTSLASNEDGRHGQNVTEAGVLGGREREDGERAAQHELGKQERGKKKKRNFLKERKGKLSDEKVGAIASAQDDVQGGVRLYTRAQRVTFTNTKLDDLDLTVGHGRGDGMTREVGRVTLEAALYSYSSG